A stretch of the Haloarcula ordinaria genome encodes the following:
- a CDS encoding NAD(P)/FAD-dependent oxidoreductase, which translates to MIGVVGGGIAGLSAAYRLQQHGHEVRVFEAGEDLGGLAAVYETAGDPVEKFYHHLSKSEETIVELADELGLGGDVEWRVGENAYYVDGVVHPMDTPWEILAYPHLSLYDTFRLGMLVLDVDVRGGVPSFDSYERLEDYEDVPIEAFVVEHTTRRVYDNFFEPLLDAKFGDRKDDVSAAWLLGRVKFRGERDVLNGEILGYLDGGFGRLLDALVDAVGREHVETGTRVTDLSLADGRVTGLTAAGPDGATTHDVDGVVVAAMPNVLEDLTGYPCDIDFQGTVCSVVSMDESLLDTYWLNIADEAPFGALIEHTNFVPPERYGGEHLLYVARYVQDPSEDVWQQDDDEVRETWLSGIEDLFPDFDRDAVNWVRTARNPRTAPVYERGYLDMVVPYDLRDEVAEGVYYAGMASRAQYPERSLNGGIVAGYECADRIAERASTDRVAEQATGPRE; encoded by the coding sequence ATGATTGGCGTCGTCGGCGGCGGCATCGCCGGCCTCTCGGCGGCCTACCGGCTCCAGCAACACGGGCACGAGGTCCGCGTCTTCGAGGCCGGCGAGGACCTGGGCGGGCTGGCGGCCGTCTACGAGACGGCCGGTGACCCCGTCGAGAAGTTCTACCACCACCTCTCGAAATCAGAGGAGACCATCGTCGAACTGGCCGACGAGCTGGGCCTGGGCGGGGACGTCGAGTGGCGCGTCGGCGAGAACGCCTACTACGTCGACGGCGTCGTCCACCCGATGGACACCCCCTGGGAGATTCTGGCCTATCCGCATCTCTCGCTGTACGACACGTTCCGGCTGGGGATGCTCGTCCTCGACGTCGACGTGCGCGGTGGGGTCCCCTCCTTCGACAGCTACGAGCGCCTCGAGGACTACGAGGACGTACCCATCGAGGCGTTCGTCGTCGAGCACACCACGCGGCGGGTCTACGACAACTTCTTCGAACCGCTGCTCGACGCGAAGTTCGGCGACCGGAAGGACGACGTGAGCGCCGCCTGGCTGCTCGGCCGCGTGAAGTTCCGCGGCGAGCGCGACGTCCTGAACGGCGAGATTCTGGGCTACCTCGACGGCGGTTTCGGTCGCCTGCTCGACGCCTTGGTCGACGCTGTCGGGCGCGAGCACGTCGAGACGGGGACGCGGGTCACCGACCTCTCACTTGCGGACGGGCGAGTGACCGGCCTGACCGCCGCGGGGCCCGACGGGGCGACGACCCACGACGTCGACGGCGTCGTCGTCGCGGCGATGCCGAACGTTCTAGAGGACCTGACGGGCTATCCCTGTGACATCGACTTCCAGGGGACGGTGTGTTCGGTAGTCAGTATGGACGAGTCGCTGCTCGACACCTACTGGCTCAACATCGCCGACGAGGCACCATTCGGCGCGCTCATCGAGCACACGAACTTCGTCCCGCCCGAGCGCTACGGCGGCGAGCACCTGCTGTACGTCGCCCGCTACGTCCAGGACCCCTCGGAGGACGTCTGGCAGCAGGACGACGACGAAGTCCGCGAGACGTGGCTCTCGGGCATCGAGGACCTCTTCCCCGACTTCGACCGCGACGCTGTCAACTGGGTCCGGACGGCACGGAACCCCCGGACGGCCCCGGTGTACGAACGTGGGTACCTCGACATGGTGGTCCCCTACGACCTGCGTGACGAGGTGGCCGAGGGCGTCTACTACGCCGGGATGGCCTCCCGGGCCCAGTACCCCGAGCGGAGCCTCAACGGCGGTATCGTCGCGGGCTACGAGTGTGCCGACCGCATCGCCGAGCGAGCCTCCACGGACCGTGTCGCGGAGCAAGCGACCGGACCGCGCGAGTAG
- a CDS encoding homoserine kinase, giving the protein MLTVRAPATSANLGSGFDVFGVALERPADVVRLTKADRTTIDVTGAGSQFIPEDPEKNTVGAVAEALEAPAHIQIDKGVRPASGLGSSAASAAAAAVGLNELYDRGHTREELVPIAAKGEAVVSGDAHDDNVAPSIMGGFTVATPEGVTHVDADIPLVACLPDIVVSTRDARRVVPEHARVEQLVETVGNAATLTTGMHRDDPELVGRGMHDSVVTPARAKLIDGYEQVREAALAAGATGVTISGAGPAVIAACHDDAQRPIASAMLDAFGDRGVDARVYQTRIGPGAEIF; this is encoded by the coding sequence ATGCTGACCGTCCGGGCGCCTGCGACCAGCGCGAACCTCGGGAGTGGCTTCGACGTCTTCGGCGTCGCGCTGGAGCGGCCGGCGGACGTCGTCCGCCTCACGAAGGCAGACCGGACGACTATCGACGTGACGGGCGCGGGGAGCCAGTTCATCCCGGAGGACCCCGAGAAGAACACCGTCGGGGCCGTCGCGGAGGCGCTCGAGGCGCCCGCACACATCCAGATCGACAAGGGCGTCCGGCCGGCCTCGGGCCTCGGGTCGTCGGCCGCCAGTGCCGCCGCGGCCGCCGTCGGTCTCAACGAACTGTACGACCGCGGACACACCCGCGAGGAACTCGTCCCCATCGCCGCGAAGGGCGAGGCCGTCGTCTCGGGCGACGCCCACGACGACAACGTCGCGCCCTCCATCATGGGCGGGTTCACCGTCGCGACGCCCGAGGGCGTCACGCACGTCGACGCCGACATCCCGCTGGTGGCCTGTCTGCCGGACATCGTCGTCTCGACGCGGGACGCCCGGCGCGTCGTGCCCGAACACGCCCGCGTCGAGCAACTGGTCGAGACCGTGGGGAACGCGGCGACGCTGACGACCGGGATGCACCGCGACGACCCGGAGCTCGTCGGCCGGGGGATGCACGACAGCGTGGTGACCCCGGCCCGCGCGAAGCTCATCGACGGCTACGAGCAGGTCCGTGAGGCCGCGCTCGCGGCGGGCGCGACCGGCGTCACCATCTCGGGCGCGGGGCCGGCAGTCATCGCGGCGTGTCACGACGACGCCCAGCGCCCCATCGCGAGCGCGATGCTCGACGCCTTCGGCGACCGCGGCGTCGACGCACGCGTCTACCAGACACGCATCGGCCCCGGCGCGGAAATCTTCTGA
- a CDS encoding adenylate kinase: protein MSNPRILILGPPGAGKGTQSANIAEEYGVEHVTTGDALRANKDMDISDMDTEYDTPREYMEAGDLVPDAVVNAIVDEALNSADGFVLDGYPRNIEQAEELEGMTDLDVVLSLDVSREELVDRLTGRRVCDDCGANFHVEFSPPEEAGVCDECGGDLIQRDDDNEASVRNRLDVFDENTAPVIDHYEGHAGFVAIDGEQAPDGVWGDIRDAIEAETA from the coding sequence ATGTCGAATCCGCGAATCCTGATTCTGGGCCCGCCGGGGGCCGGCAAGGGGACACAGAGCGCGAACATCGCTGAGGAGTACGGCGTCGAGCACGTCACGACCGGCGACGCGCTCCGTGCGAACAAGGACATGGACATCAGCGACATGGACACGGAGTACGACACGCCCCGCGAGTACATGGAGGCGGGCGACCTCGTCCCGGACGCCGTTGTCAACGCCATCGTCGACGAGGCGCTGAACTCGGCCGACGGCTTCGTGCTGGACGGCTACCCGCGGAACATAGAGCAGGCAGAGGAACTGGAGGGCATGACCGACCTGGACGTGGTCCTCTCGCTCGACGTCTCCCGCGAGGAGCTGGTCGACCGGCTCACCGGCCGCCGCGTCTGTGACGACTGTGGCGCGAACTTCCACGTCGAGTTCAGCCCGCCCGAGGAGGCGGGCGTCTGTGACGAGTGTGGCGGCGACCTCATCCAGCGCGACGACGACAACGAGGCGTCCGTGCGCAACCGCCTGGACGTCTTCGACGAGAACACCGCACCGGTCATCGACCACTACGAGGGCCACGCGGGCTTCGTCGCTATCGACGGCGAACAGGCCCCAGACGGCGTCTGGGGAGATATTCGGGACGCTATCGAAGCGGAGACGGCCTGA
- a CDS encoding DUF106 domain-containing protein, producing MASTAPKVERLADDGEAMTDALETALSVADESGTVTWADVSDDLTSGEWGRLIESGLLVDADGEGFVIEDPEGVREALSESDAEPSEDEDDDGGWSKWDKLAGLATIGLFAGYSINSVRDAIGGVLDIALGPLANILPFYLVILVLAVITGANSTLLQDNLMDMSGMGDHQAKMEDLKERRKKAKERDDQDTLDELEKEQMELMSDQMGMFKKQFRPMVWIMLINIPIFLWIYWMVFGPGLSGLQQPVAVLPIVGEVSTWQAGVIGPMQAWIVWYFLCSLSFTQIIRKALNVKTTPTG from the coding sequence ATGGCAAGCACCGCGCCGAAGGTAGAACGGCTCGCCGACGACGGCGAGGCCATGACCGATGCGCTCGAGACGGCGCTCTCGGTCGCAGATGAAAGCGGCACAGTCACCTGGGCCGACGTCAGCGACGACCTCACGAGCGGCGAGTGGGGCCGACTCATCGAGTCGGGACTGCTCGTCGACGCCGACGGCGAGGGGTTCGTCATCGAGGACCCCGAGGGTGTCCGCGAGGCACTCTCGGAGTCCGATGCGGAACCCAGCGAAGACGAAGACGACGACGGGGGCTGGTCCAAGTGGGACAAGCTGGCCGGGCTGGCGACGATCGGCCTCTTTGCCGGGTACTCGATCAACTCCGTCCGGGACGCCATCGGCGGCGTGCTGGACATCGCGCTGGGCCCGCTGGCGAACATCCTCCCGTTCTATCTCGTCATCCTGGTCCTGGCGGTCATCACCGGGGCGAACTCCACCCTCCTCCAGGACAACCTGATGGACATGTCCGGCATGGGCGACCACCAGGCGAAGATGGAGGACCTCAAGGAGCGCCGCAAGAAAGCGAAGGAGCGCGACGACCAGGACACCCTCGACGAGCTCGAGAAAGAGCAGATGGAGCTCATGTCCGACCAGATGGGTATGTTCAAAAAGCAGTTCCGCCCGATGGTCTGGATCATGCTCATCAACATCCCCATCTTCCTGTGGATCTACTGGATGGTGTTCGGTCCGGGGCTCTCTGGCCTCCAGCAACCGGTCGCGGTCCTGCCCATCGTCGGTGAGGTCAGCACGTGGCAGGCCGGCGTCATCGGCCCGATGCAGGCCTGGATTGTCTGGTACTTCCTGTGCTCGCTCTCCTTCACCCAGATCATCCGGAAGGCGCTCAACGTCAAGACCACCCCGACCGGGTAG
- the cmk gene encoding (d)CMP kinase yields the protein MLITVSGPAGSGKSTLARSLADALDYDHVSGGDIFRSLAEDRGMTPLELNKAAEEDDQIDRDLDQRLRNIARERDDLVLESRLAGWMAGEYADMKLWLTAPLDVRADRIATRENKPFEQARTETRERGKSEAQRYSDYYDIDFDDLSIYDLSVNTARWDPQGVLSVTLHAVESYSPGGDEGKAPIENIRYEF from the coding sequence ATGTTGATCACCGTCTCCGGCCCGGCCGGCAGCGGCAAGAGCACGCTCGCGAGGAGCCTGGCCGACGCGCTGGACTACGACCACGTCAGCGGCGGGGACATCTTCCGCTCGCTGGCCGAGGACCGGGGGATGACGCCCCTGGAACTGAACAAGGCCGCCGAGGAGGACGACCAGATCGACCGGGACCTGGACCAGCGCCTGCGGAACATCGCCAGGGAACGTGACGACCTGGTGCTCGAGTCCCGCCTCGCTGGCTGGATGGCCGGCGAGTACGCCGACATGAAGCTCTGGCTCACCGCGCCACTGGACGTCCGCGCCGACCGCATCGCCACCCGCGAGAACAAGCCCTTCGAGCAGGCCCGCACGGAGACCCGCGAACGCGGCAAGAGCGAGGCCCAGCGCTACAGCGACTACTACGACATCGACTTCGACGACCTCTCTATCTACGACCTCTCGGTGAACACGGCCCGCTGGGACCCCCAGGGCGTCCTCAGCGTCACCCTCCACGCTGTCGAATCATACAGCCCCGGCGGAGACGAGGGGAAGGCACCCATCGAGAACATCCGCTACGAGTTCTGA
- a CDS encoding RNA-guided pseudouridylation complex pseudouridine synthase subunit Cbf5 — MSLRGPPDDRSPDDLLSFGVVNLDKPPGPSAHQVAGWVRDATDQERVAHGGTLDPKVTGCLPMLLGDAARMARIFDDADKEYVAVLELHETAPSDFDRVVAEFETEIYQKPPRKSAVKRQLRSRRIHALDVLERSERRALLRVRCESGTYIRKLCHDIGLALGTGAHMGDLRRTATGTFDDSDLVTMHDLVDALAFADEGDDVPLREVVHPAERALIHLPRVTIAPSAAREVANGAPVYAPGVLDVEAAEVGGQAADTDALVACYTPDEAAVCLGTLVGDPDAESGVVVSLERVLV; from the coding sequence ATGTCCCTCCGTGGCCCACCGGACGACCGCTCGCCCGACGACCTGCTCTCCTTCGGCGTCGTCAACCTCGACAAGCCGCCCGGTCCCTCCGCCCACCAGGTCGCCGGCTGGGTCCGGGACGCCACCGACCAGGAGCGGGTCGCCCACGGCGGGACGCTCGACCCGAAGGTCACGGGCTGTCTCCCGATGCTGCTCGGCGACGCCGCCCGGATGGCCCGAATCTTCGACGACGCTGACAAGGAGTACGTCGCCGTCCTCGAGCTCCACGAGACCGCACCGTCGGACTTCGACCGCGTCGTGGCCGAGTTCGAGACCGAGATATACCAGAAACCGCCCCGCAAGAGCGCGGTCAAGCGACAACTGCGGAGCCGCCGGATCCACGCGCTGGACGTCTTGGAACGCAGCGAGCGGCGGGCGCTGCTGCGGGTTCGCTGCGAGTCGGGCACCTATATCCGCAAACTGTGTCACGACATCGGCCTGGCGCTGGGGACCGGCGCACACATGGGCGACCTCCGGCGGACGGCGACAGGGACCTTCGACGACAGCGACCTCGTGACGATGCACGACCTGGTCGACGCCCTGGCGTTCGCCGACGAGGGCGACGACGTGCCGCTCCGCGAGGTGGTGCACCCGGCAGAGCGCGCGCTGATCCACCTTCCCCGCGTGACCATCGCACCGAGCGCCGCCCGCGAAGTCGCGAACGGGGCGCCGGTGTACGCCCCGGGCGTCCTCGACGTCGAAGCCGCCGAAGTCGGCGGCCAGGCAGCCGACACGGACGCGCTGGTCGCCTGTTACACCCCGGACGAGGCGGCGGTCTGCCTGGGGACGCTCGTGGGGGACCCCGACGCGGAGTCCGGCGTCGTGGTATCACTCGAACGAGTATTGGTGTAA
- a CDS encoding ATP-binding protein, with translation MAARVSLLGLVLLTVLVVHQLRHPQGLLATTVGIVVPAAFVGVLVAAGPWLYALDYPAKNIDRISRWVVVGTAVGALVGAGIVAHLSLLDYRIAEGPFIVSNIGIAGAVGGLLVGYFESQGMRKAAHLEQNIAKFQAVFEGTHDALVVADDTGTYVDANPAAAALFGVERSELIGMSIQDFAASDFDFDREWSDFRQDKRGRGQFPLVRPNGTKRIVEFAATSDIYPGHHLSALRDVTDRVMYEQGIEHQQETLSFLNQVLRHNVLNGVHVILARAELLSERVSDTDREHVDAIGDRGENIADLVSRVNRLNTTMQSGHQLEQVELDRLLGTVTQSARVSFPEAEVSLPEPLPDVVVDADTMLEEVFENLVTNAIRHNDTDTPEVTISVATDDESVTATVSDNGPGIPDDKKDIVFGRGEKGPASDGTGFGLYIVRTLVERYGGGVELSDNVPRGSTFEVTLPRVERVPAASEKRHP, from the coding sequence ATGGCCGCACGGGTCAGTCTGCTCGGGCTCGTCTTGTTGACCGTCCTCGTCGTCCATCAGCTCCGGCATCCACAGGGGCTGCTGGCAACGACGGTCGGAATCGTCGTTCCGGCGGCGTTCGTCGGCGTCCTCGTAGCCGCGGGGCCGTGGCTCTACGCGCTCGACTACCCGGCAAAGAACATCGACCGCATCTCCCGATGGGTGGTCGTGGGCACGGCCGTCGGCGCGCTCGTCGGCGCCGGCATCGTCGCTCACCTCTCGCTGCTCGACTACAGGATAGCCGAAGGCCCCTTCATCGTCTCGAACATCGGCATCGCCGGTGCCGTCGGCGGCCTGCTGGTCGGGTACTTCGAGTCACAGGGGATGCGGAAGGCGGCCCACCTCGAGCAGAACATCGCCAAGTTCCAGGCCGTCTTCGAGGGGACCCACGACGCGCTCGTCGTCGCCGACGACACCGGGACGTACGTCGACGCCAACCCCGCCGCTGCGGCCCTCTTCGGCGTCGAGCGGTCCGAACTCATCGGGATGTCGATACAGGATTTCGCCGCCTCGGACTTCGACTTCGACCGCGAGTGGTCGGACTTCCGTCAGGATAAACGGGGTCGCGGACAGTTCCCGCTCGTCCGCCCCAACGGCACCAAGCGTATCGTCGAGTTCGCGGCGACGAGCGACATCTACCCCGGCCACCATCTCTCGGCGCTCCGGGACGTCACCGACCGGGTGATGTACGAACAGGGAATCGAACACCAGCAAGAGACCCTCTCGTTCCTGAATCAGGTGCTCCGGCACAACGTCCTCAACGGCGTCCACGTCATCCTCGCACGGGCCGAGCTGCTGTCCGAACGCGTCTCTGACACCGACCGCGAGCACGTCGACGCCATCGGTGACCGTGGCGAGAACATCGCCGACCTCGTGAGTCGGGTGAACCGGCTCAACACGACCATGCAGAGCGGGCACCAGCTCGAACAGGTCGAACTCGACCGATTGCTCGGAACGGTCACTCAGTCGGCCAGGGTCTCCTTCCCCGAGGCCGAGGTCTCGCTGCCCGAGCCGCTTCCCGACGTCGTCGTCGACGCCGACACGATGCTCGAGGAGGTGTTCGAGAACCTGGTCACCAACGCCATCAGGCACAACGACACCGACACTCCCGAGGTGACAATCAGCGTCGCGACGGATGACGAGTCGGTCACGGCGACGGTCTCCGACAACGGCCCGGGCATCCCCGACGACAAGAAAGACATCGTCTTCGGCCGGGGCGAGAAGGGGCCCGCCAGCGACGGGACTGGCTTCGGCCTCTACATCGTTCGAACCCTCGTCGAGCGCTACGGCGGCGGCGTCGAACTCTCCGACAACGTGCCCCGCGGGTCGACGTTCGAGGTTACCCTCCCCCGCGTGGAACGTGTCCCCGCAGCGTCGGAGAAACGACACCCATAA
- a CDS encoding DUF7563 family protein: MSPQCENCGAHVSAEYHRVRSGNDGVLHGCPSCTSPATRQREAAGLEADYKVRTDAEGRTVVDRGGEA; encoded by the coding sequence ATGAGCCCGCAGTGCGAGAACTGCGGCGCGCACGTCTCCGCGGAGTACCACCGCGTCCGCTCGGGCAACGATGGCGTCCTTCACGGCTGCCCGTCATGCACGTCGCCGGCGACGCGCCAGCGAGAGGCAGCTGGCCTCGAGGCAGATTACAAGGTGCGGACAGACGCTGAGGGGCGGACCGTCGTCGATCGAGGTGGTGAGGCGTGA
- a CDS encoding helix-turn-helix domain-containing protein, translated as MSIFGEFHVPPRALALSETFEAEPETVVQIDRVVASDMNALAPYFIVSGVPNAAFEAAASSDESIKTLQQILDGETGTMYRGRWADHVESLAREYTSEGTSILKARGDVNGWVLRVRFDGRTQIGEFASHLRDHGFAFDLVRLHEMTYSQTGSQFGLTPKQQDALVTAWQMGYFDLPRQTSMEAVAEELDITPQSLSDRLRRAQNTLIGDTLRMSMPVEQDSSPAN; from the coding sequence ATGAGCATCTTCGGAGAGTTCCATGTCCCTCCAAGAGCCCTCGCGCTCTCCGAGACGTTCGAGGCCGAACCGGAGACCGTCGTCCAGATCGACCGAGTCGTCGCCTCGGATATGAACGCCTTGGCCCCGTACTTCATCGTTTCTGGCGTGCCGAACGCGGCCTTCGAAGCCGCAGCCAGTTCAGATGAGTCGATCAAGACACTCCAGCAGATTCTAGACGGCGAGACTGGCACGATGTACCGCGGGAGATGGGCAGACCACGTCGAATCTCTCGCCCGGGAGTACACGAGTGAAGGAACGTCGATCCTGAAGGCCAGAGGTGACGTGAACGGGTGGGTCCTCCGCGTCAGGTTCGATGGCCGCACACAGATCGGCGAGTTCGCGAGTCATCTCCGCGACCACGGCTTCGCGTTCGATCTCGTGCGTCTCCACGAGATGACCTACTCCCAGACGGGGAGTCAGTTCGGGCTCACCCCGAAACAACAGGACGCGCTGGTGACTGCCTGGCAGATGGGCTACTTCGACCTCCCGAGGCAGACGTCGATGGAAGCCGTGGCTGAAGAACTTGACATCACGCCCCAGTCACTCTCAGATCGGCTTCGACGGGCCCAGAACACACTCATCGGAGATACGCTACGTATGTCTATGCCAGTGGAGCAGGACAGTTCCCCAGCCAATTGA
- a CDS encoding CPBP family intramembrane glutamic endopeptidase: protein MAQTVAVGVALSAGWVVVTDTVVAGSEGLILGLVGALVLFTVVGFYEELVARGFILKNVAEGFARYGTAPAVIAAVIISSVVFGIVHLANAGASLVSVVVIAVIAITVAASYVLTGRLGLAIGFHTSWNIAMGVLFGQPVSGIELPAHILALEVTGPTSWTGGSFGFEAGILGVVAGFVGLVGVIAYVYVVEGHLRIHPSLLVPTLRGRTDEESAAIRDDRRVEDVYAESNIDVGHDGSVAPEK from the coding sequence ATGGCGCAAACTGTCGCAGTCGGCGTCGCGCTATCCGCCGGTTGGGTTGTCGTGACCGATACAGTTGTCGCTGGATCCGAAGGGCTCATTCTCGGACTAGTCGGTGCGCTGGTCCTCTTTACAGTCGTCGGCTTCTACGAAGAACTCGTGGCTCGTGGATTCATTTTGAAGAACGTTGCCGAAGGGTTTGCGAGATACGGGACGGCTCCGGCTGTCATCGCTGCCGTCATCATCTCCAGCGTCGTGTTCGGTATCGTTCACCTGGCGAACGCTGGCGCCTCACTCGTCTCCGTGGTCGTGATTGCCGTTATTGCGATTACGGTCGCAGCGAGCTACGTGTTGACTGGTCGACTCGGGCTTGCGATCGGGTTCCACACCAGTTGGAACATCGCGATGGGAGTCCTGTTCGGCCAGCCCGTGAGTGGCATCGAACTTCCGGCCCACATTCTCGCCCTCGAAGTGACGGGACCGACCAGCTGGACTGGCGGGTCCTTTGGTTTCGAAGCCGGAATTTTGGGTGTGGTTGCAGGCTTTGTCGGACTCGTCGGCGTCATTGCGTACGTCTACGTCGTCGAGGGACATCTCCGCATACATCCCAGCCTACTCGTTCCAACCCTTCGAGGCCGAACTGACGAAGAGAGCGCTGCGATACGTGACGACCGCCGCGTTGAAGACGTGTACGCCGAATCTAATATCGACGTTGGCCACGACGGGAGCGTCGCTCCCGAAAAATAG
- a CDS encoding CPBP family intramembrane glutamic endopeptidase — protein MAIERAAPKFELPPDVYLGAFVVITLVVGWSISLLIVTDSIPGYTTTVLMLTPAVVVLALRRIQGQSIVGTIVSSIRGATTPSLGFAFLYPVLFIGTVGTIALASGLGVYQPGPQNFVVMVIEQFGFAVLAIVLFEQLVRMYGEELGWRGYLLPALTEKWGRAGATAAVGVVWALFHSAFLYRAAAVTGVGDPLTVAVVQAVAVFAVSFPFAYCYFLSNGSVLPVAILHLVWNILNPWVLGSIYANEPGFIAGEVLLVTGEGILGAVVGLALIAVFVVLFRREVLIRS, from the coding sequence ATGGCCATTGAACGGGCTGCCCCCAAATTCGAGCTGCCGCCGGACGTGTATCTCGGCGCATTCGTGGTGATCACATTAGTCGTTGGCTGGTCGATATCGCTACTGATCGTCACCGATTCGATTCCTGGTTACACGACGACCGTACTGATGCTCACGCCCGCTGTCGTCGTTCTCGCCCTCCGCCGGATCCAGGGTCAATCCATCGTGGGAACGATCGTGTCCTCGATTCGCGGTGCGACCACCCCGTCGCTCGGATTCGCGTTCCTCTACCCGGTTCTGTTTATCGGCACCGTCGGTACCATCGCCCTTGCGAGTGGCCTCGGCGTCTACCAGCCGGGCCCGCAGAACTTCGTGGTCATGGTGATCGAACAGTTCGGGTTCGCCGTCCTGGCGATTGTCCTGTTCGAGCAGCTCGTCAGAATGTACGGCGAGGAGTTGGGCTGGCGGGGATACCTACTCCCGGCACTGACCGAAAAGTGGGGCCGAGCGGGTGCTACGGCGGCCGTGGGTGTCGTCTGGGCGCTATTTCACTCCGCATTCCTCTACCGGGCGGCCGCAGTCACTGGTGTCGGTGACCCCTTGACTGTTGCTGTCGTCCAGGCCGTCGCCGTGTTCGCCGTCTCGTTCCCGTTCGCGTACTGTTACTTCCTCTCGAACGGAAGTGTCCTGCCCGTTGCGATTCTCCACCTCGTCTGGAATATCCTCAATCCGTGGGTTCTGGGAAGCATCTACGCGAACGAGCCGGGTTTCATCGCTGGCGAGGTCCTCCTCGTCACTGGCGAAGGGATTCTCGGGGCGGTTGTCGGTCTCGCTCTGATCGCTGTGTTCGTCGTCCTGTTCCGGCGGGAGGTGTTGATCCGATCGTGA
- a CDS encoding ABC transporter ATP-binding protein — translation MSQLDPSTDPLSDGIAIELTGLSKQYGDVTALNTVSLTVRRGEIFGFLGPNGAGKSTTIDILLDFVRPTAGTATVLGYDAQEDSLAVRQAVGVLPDGYHLYDRLTARQHLEFAIASKGSDDDPAELLDRVGIGDAADRKAGGFSKGMKQRLVLAMALAGSPEVLILDEPSTGLDPNGAREMRDIIRAERDRGATVFFSSHILEQVEAVCDRVGILRNGELVAVDTIDALRDAVGADARLVLTVESVTDDVLDAVTALPGVTDVHAASETQLIVTCAPETKTAVMYAVEAAGGTVTDFELEEISLEEMFAAYTTDDDTATGSESKEPESATPSAGGEEVRA, via the coding sequence ATGAGTCAGCTTGATCCGTCCACAGACCCGCTTTCTGATGGGATAGCCATCGAACTAACCGGACTGAGCAAGCAGTACGGTGACGTCACTGCCCTCAATACCGTCTCTCTGACGGTTCGAAGGGGAGAGATCTTTGGCTTCCTCGGCCCGAACGGCGCCGGGAAGTCCACGACGATCGACATTCTCCTCGACTTCGTTCGCCCGACGGCAGGGACGGCGACCGTCCTCGGCTACGATGCACAGGAGGATTCACTGGCGGTCCGGCAAGCGGTCGGAGTGCTCCCTGACGGGTACCACCTCTACGACCGTCTGACGGCCCGACAGCATCTCGAGTTCGCAATCGCTTCGAAGGGCAGTGACGACGATCCAGCCGAACTGCTGGATCGGGTCGGTATCGGCGACGCGGCCGACCGGAAGGCCGGGGGCTTCTCAAAAGGGATGAAACAGCGGCTCGTCCTCGCGATGGCGCTCGCTGGCTCTCCGGAAGTTCTCATCCTCGACGAGCCGTCGACGGGACTCGACCCGAATGGCGCTCGCGAGATGCGCGATATCATTCGGGCGGAGCGTGACCGCGGGGCGACGGTGTTCTTCTCCTCGCACATCCTCGAACAGGTCGAAGCCGTCTGTGACCGCGTCGGCATCCTCCGGAACGGCGAACTGGTCGCCGTCGACACGATCGATGCGCTGCGAGATGCGGTCGGGGCCGATGCCCGACTAGTCCTCACCGTCGAGTCGGTGACAGACGACGTGCTAGACGCGGTCACTGCCCTCCCGGGAGTGACCGACGTCCACGCTGCCAGCGAGACGCAACTGATCGTGACGTGCGCGCCAGAGACGAAGACGGCCGTCATGTACGCTGTCGAGGCGGCTGGGGGGACTGTCACCGACTTCGAACTCGAGGAGATCTCCCTCGAGGAGATGTTCGCGGCCTACACGACGGACGACGACACGGCTACTGGCAGTGAAAGCAAGGAGCCCGAGTCCGCGACTCCCTCGGCTGGCGGCGAGGAGGTGCGCGCATGA